One Rhizoctonia solani chromosome 1, complete sequence DNA window includes the following coding sequences:
- a CDS encoding integrase core domain protein: MAKEKLVEGMEISDDNDRFNCQSCIKGKLGQKPVIKQLLTQYTKIGDLVVLDVAGPVRTQSLQGNYYYVSFTDVSTRYTKIYFMQQKNEAFAYYKLFKKFLETQHNAAIKMLQVDNGKEFVHKDFQEYLESKGTILRTTAPYSPAQNGIAKRLNRTLFDHKRCMMFEAEAPPSWWQESTAYACFLKNRTPTYINGKLITPYEAFYGKKPNIVTLYKFGALVQILDQSGSRGKLDPKTKPARFVGIAENQGNSYRYILDGGRQVLHLRNVYFPKNAETMLKPQESSEEDWVSTRDIEHWGDLNNPEEDLTPNPYEETKKSVHIPTNPIVQPLKPVSPKKLRRIQPRILRYRI, from the coding sequence ATGGCAAAGGAGAAATTAGTCGAAGGGATGGAAATTTCAGACGATAACGACAGGTTCAATTGCCAGTCATGCATAAAAGGCAAATTGGGACAAAAGCCGGTTATTAAGCAATTGCTTACCCAATATACCAAAATAGGCGATTTAGTCGTTTTGGACGTTGCAGGACCGGTTCGAACGCAATCGCTTCAAGGCAATTATTATTACGTCTCATTTACAGACGTATCGACGCGTTACACGAAGATATATTTTATGCAACAGAAGAATGAGGCTTTTGCGTACTACAAATTATTCAAGAAGTTTTTAGAAACTCAACATAACGCTGCAATCAAGATGCTACAAGTCGATAATGGAAAAGAGTTCGTACATAAGGACTTTCAAGAATATCTTGAGAGTAAGGGCACAATCTTGCGGACAACCGCGCCCTATTCACCGGCACAAAATGGTATAGCCAAAAGGCTTAATCGCACTTTATTTGACCACAAACGATGTATGATGTTTGAGGCGGAAGCTCCGCCTTCCTGGTGGCAAGAAAGCACCGCATATGCGTGTTTTCTGAAGAATCGCACGCCAACATATATTAACGGAAAATTAATTACACCGTATGAAGCCTTTTATGGAAAGAAACCAAATATCGTTACGTTATACAAGTTCGGCGCACTGGTCCAAATCCTAGATCAATCTGGATCGCGTGGAAAATTAGACCCAAAGACAAAACCGGCCCGGTTTGTAGGCATTGCGGAGAATCAAGGGAACAGTTACCGATACATTTTAGACGGAGGAAGACAAGTACTACATTTGCGTAATGTGTACTTCCCGAAAAATGCCGAAACAATGCTTAAGCCGCAAGAATCGAGTGAAGAAGATTGGGTATCAACAAGAGATATCGAACATTGGGGAGACTTAAACAATCCAGAAGAGGATTTAACCCCAAATCCATATGAGGAAACAAAAAAGAGCGTGCATATACCCACCAATCCTATTGTTCAACCTTTGAAGCCCGTGTCGCCAAAGAAATTACGACGCATACAACCTCGCATTTTGAGGTACCGCATATAG
- a CDS encoding Copia-like polyprotein/retrotransposon, with amino-acid sequence MSNSSEETVHPPTEREEEDLVSTFEDPEPTAHIADLVQGSYDESFDSTASDDLSPPSSRFRFPFRGLSSASLPSFAQPQTASSSTLPTPPVSRVGQQVPPFIFNQPPVPLPPIPQASRTPTPPPMSSSGPSGSTSASTAATPSSLSEKVIVQKISPLKGSDDYAVWASKIEDLLFQLKLAGHIDDDHINAHKGDSTWADEDRNALITIRSRVDQGAYIHVMSCTTAKEAWDKLKDMFEVHGMLAKLFQRQKLDNIRMAEGDNLEHHIRKLRTEFESMQRISGDASRWNDEEWITLLIGSLPASWKPVIQTLPVEYEQGATATATAENRKKMVWTVTKRLLAEEARLKGKTAPKGETGMFNRNQSMKFPKTNGNSNTGKKPGQCHNCGKWGHWASEC; translated from the coding sequence ATGTCAAATTCGTCGGAGGAAACTGTACACCCCCCGACCGAacgagaagaagaagattTAGTTTCTACATTCGAAGACCCGGAACCTACCGCGCATATAGCCGACTTAGTTCAAGGATCGTACGACGAATCCTTCGATTCAACAGCTTCAGACGATCTATCACCCCCGTCAAGTCGTTTTAGATTTCCTTTTAGAGGACTTTCGAGCGCTAGTTTACCTAGCTTTGCACAACCGCAAACTGCAAGCTCAAGTACATTACCTACACCCCCTGTATCGCGAGTAGGACAGCAAGTTCCACCGTTTATTTTTAATCAACCACCGGTACCACTACCTCCTATTCCACAAGCATCGCGAACCCCGACACCTCCTCCAATGAGTTCGTCAGGACCCTCGGGTAGTACCTCGGCTTCTACTGCCGCGACGCCATCGTCATTAAGCGAAAAAGTTATTGTACAAAAGATATCCCCACTTAAAGGATCAGACGATTATGCCGTATGGGCTTCTAAAATAGAAGACTTATTGTTCCAATTAAAGTTAGCCGGACATATAGACGACGACCATATTAATGCTCATAAAGGGGACTCCACATGGGCCGATGAAGATCGCAACGCGCTTATAACAATACGAAGTCGAGTAGATcaaggcgcatatattcacgtTATGTCGTGTACAACAGCGAAAGAAGCATGGGACAAATTAAAGGACATGTTTGAAGTGCACGGTATGTTAGCCAAATTATTCCAAAGACAGAAACTCGATAATATTCGCATGGCCGAAGGAGACAATCTAGAACACCATATAAGGAAACTACGCACCGAATTTGAGTCAATGCAACGCATATCCGGCGACGCATCCAGATGGAACGATGAAGAGTGGATAACACTCCTAATTGGGTCATTACCGGCCTCATGGAAGCCTGTAATACAGACGCTTCCCGTAGAATATGAACAAGGAGCGACAGCTACTGCAACTGCCGAAAATAGAAAGAAGATGGTTTGGACCGTAACCAAACGGCTTCTTGCCGAAGAAGCACGTCTAAAGGGCAAGACCGCTCCAAAAGGGGAGACCGGCATGTTTAATCGCAATCAATCAATGAAATTCCCTAAAACGAATGGTAATTCCAATACAGGAAAGAAACCCGGACAATGCCATAACTGCGGTAAATGGGGCCATTGGGCCTCAGAATGTTGA
- a CDS encoding nitrosoguanidine resistance protein SNG1, with amino-acid sequence MHPHGLNAPIRDYLHRGFSPRFLFYKTGSPQNGRTPSLFRLSLMSDPGAATPTLMVGSSRQSAAMSTQKMSRSRDTLMEEEEEERQATNTDELRPAEGPGSRAPVPDKFAHTVFDPRVAPLRKIYTKIMVMTLVLTIVMMWICLPVYWGSLARSATHAPSLTTWVIDRDGGEIGQSVVQGLLETTRSGSKSHLGWRQLDPNEVSDVAEAVIDEKAWGAVVINAGASSRLNAARIVGNSSYNPTTSITFYYAQARNELATGNYVVPLTTAALTQANFATFQHQLRGLVPDVHLREFDCTPGIDIRPSNINNGCLVDSRKPEAIQVNLQSICLKDVILTEIYSAPVATALTLVGQIYLCIFAFIMTMTNDAARGIFGPFLRLRSYLYLRILVPLGLYFPLSLAFAMVSLPFHAPFGTKYTYAGGFFLYFVYTYMGMCALGLATEAMVTILTPRFMAFFLIPLIISNVSVAVLPFDLQPWFYKYGYGFPIFNNTQSVRTILFNTKNHLGLNAGVILAWIVLSLTTIPLFTVIMRRRDERAHERELAKQQGTEKLAP; translated from the exons ATGCATCCTCACGGCCTCAATGCTCCGATCAGGGACTATCTCCACCGAGGCTTCTCCCCGAGGTTCCTCTTTTATAAGACTGGCTCCCCTCAAAATGGGCGCACCCCCTCCTTATTCCGTCTGTCCCTCATGTCTGACCCCGGCGCTGCCACTCCTACGCTGATGGTGGGGTCGTCACGACAAAGTGCCGCTATGTCTACCCAGAAAATGTCTCGGTCGCGTGACACTTTgatggaggaagaagaagaagaaagacaAGCTACGAATACCGATGAACTAAGGCCTGCCGAGGGACCTGGATCCAGAGCCCCTGTTCCGGACAAATTTGCGCACACTG TATTTGATCCAAGAGTAGCCCCTTTGCGAAAGATTTATACCAAGATCATGGTCATGACTTTAGTGCTCACGATTGTTATGATGTGGATATGCCTTCCGGTTTATTG GGGCTCATTAGCTCGAAGTGCCACCCATGCGCCATCCCTAACGACCTGGGTCATTGACAGAGATGGGGGAGAAATCGGACAGTCAGTAGTTCAAGGGTTACTTGAAACAACTCGG TCAGGGTCGAAGAGCCACCTTGGATGGCGTCAACTCGATCCCAATGAAGTATCAGATGTTGCGGAGGCTGTGATAGACGAGAAGGCTTGGGGCGCGGTTGTCA TTAATGCCGGTGCTTCTTCTCGACTTAATGCTGCACGGATAGTGGGAAATTCATCGTACAATCCAACAACGTCCATCACATTTTATTATGCACAAGCTCGAAACGAGTTGGCCACTGGAAACTATGTTGTTCCTTTGACTACCGCGGCCCTCACCCAGGCAA ATTTTGCAACGTTTCAACACCAACTCCGCGGCCTCGTACCTGACGTCCATCTCCGGGAATTCGACTGCACTCCAGGCATTGACATCCGCCCCTCAAACATTAACAACGGGTGCTTGGTGGACAGCCGAAAACCTGAGGCCATACAAGTGAATCTGCAGTCTATCTGTCTCAAAGACGTGATCTTGACAGAGATTTATAGTGCCCCGGTTGCGACCGCGCTGACCCTTGTGGGTCAAATATACTTGTGCATTTTCGCATTTATCATG ACAATGACAAATGATGCCGCGCGGGGCATTTTTGGCCCATTTCTTCGCCTCCGCTCCTACCTTTACCTACGTATACTGGTTCCACTCGGGCTTTACTTTCCTCTTTCTTTAGCATTTGCTATGGTATCTCTACCCTTCCATGCACCTTTCGGAACCAAGTACACCTATGCAGGTGGATTCTTTCTTTATTTTGTCTACACCTATATGGGGATGTGTGCTCTTGGTCTCGCCACCGAAGCCATGGTCACCATACTCACCCCTAGGTTTATGGCATTCTTCCTCATCCCCCTAATTATTTCAAACGTGTCTGTCGCTGTGCTTCCCTTCGACCTACAACCATGGTTCTACAAGTACGGATATGGGTTTCCTATATT CAACAATACGCAATCTGTCCGAACGATTCTTTTCAATACGAAGAATCATTTGGGGCTCAACGCCGGCGTCATACTGGCATGGATAGTCCTGAGCTTAACCACTATCCCGCTATTCACCGTCATTATGCGGCGAAGAGATGAAAGAGCTCACGAACGAGAGTTGGCGAAACAGCAAGGAACAGAAAAGCTTGCACCTTAA
- a CDS encoding Reverse transcriptase, producing MSSAQATRLNPVCVGSNNILNTDSGKFPKQIGCLIAKLQGMDLEGKRQYREMSVESDDDLANTKSSDSGDKTILYPKKELSPKLKEEAFNIRNWQKSTGELVTLMQKTHKFVPIFDKGNDKPTFVGRIVPARSRGAIPSFPSSHACRASPYDRIYAPKIDINSLFDDLRPFVNPVQPEFGNEVFNYASNLKMLLSTITHETFLLGPKGQSAIPTTFEEARASPDWLLWMPAFNKEINTFWDKGVWSFAQRPGDNSLVVDLRLVFTIKHDKQGKPHTYKVRIVAKGFTQQPGKNYNFTNSPTPSLDIICTTMAAAVKQNLKIHQIDVQSAFLNAPLDEEIYMEMPPGYEHPNYPRDKFVMRLHKAVYGLKQLPRMFNIAYSEQLCLIGYVPHPTEPCVFCCEEYSNDREGEYNPQIKSYTYLGIYVDDLMVCATAKVLETVKSEIMAIFPSQDLGQIQHFMGMKVDYNQSKQTLKILMPDYIRQLAIRFGLEKAAPKRDPISATHGLKRGPRVTDPAALSFYATAMGALLWPALTVRPEIAFTVSLLSSANHFFTKPHLNAIKHLIVYLANSANNGITYNGRQKFIEYTFADANWGSDYDGEQKSQSGYVVMLAGGAIAWASKRQHSVALSTKEAKFYAVSEAIVATLTTQQNLRGLGYELDTPTIVFNDNQGLIATFSDPLADPRPKHIDIKFNFACNVANNGNVIINYIRSNDNWANIFTKALPYPLFSTLQSQILNNHSESDFNSNNSKSGYAIQMPSAKMMIEDHCSKSDRRQDFQIWQEREYIAYANQWIN from the exons ATGTCTTCAGCTCAGGCTACGCGTCTCAATCCAGTTTGCGTCGGGTCCAACAATATA CTTAATACAGACTCCGGAAAATTCCCCAAACAGATTGGCTGTCTCATTGCCAAGCTGCAGGGAATGGACCTTGAAGGCAAGCGGCAATACCGCGAGATGTCCGTTGAGTCAGATGACGACCTGGCCAACACCAAGAGTAGCGACTCGGGCGACAAAACAATTTTATACCCAAAGAAGGAATTATCTCCCAAGCTTAAGGAAGAGGCATTCAATATAAGAAATTGGCAAAAATCAACTGGCGAGCTAGTTACATTGATGCAAAAG ACACACAAATTCGTCCCTATCTTTGATAAGGGGAATGATAAACCAACTTTTGTAGGACGCATTGTCCCCGCCCGCTCTCGCGGCGCTATTCCCAGTTTCCCATCTAGCCACGCTTGTCGCGCGTCACCTTATGaccgcatatatgcacccaAAATCGATATAAACTCCCTCTTTGATGACTTACGTCCCTTTGTTAACCCTGTGCAACCCGAGTTTGGCAATGAAGTATTTAATTATGCTTCTAATCTTAAGATGCTGCTATCTACAATCACGCATGAAACCTTTTTACTCGGTCCCAAAGGACAAAGTGCAATCCCCACGACGTTTGAAGAGGCTCGCGCCAGccctgattggctgctcTGGATGCCCGCATTTAATAAGGAAATCAATACCTTTTGGGACAAAGGCGTCTGGAGCTTCGCGCAACGCCCAGGAGACAACTCTTTAGTCGTTGACTTGCGTCTCGTATTCACAATTAAGCATGACAAGCAAGGGAAGCCGCATACATACAAGGTTCGAATCGTCGCAAAAGGTTTTACGCAGCAGCCGGGTAAAAATTACAATTTTACCAACTCACCCACTCCGTCACTCGATATTATTTGCACTACAATGGCTGCCGCTGTAAAACAAAACCTCAAAATTCATCAAATCGACGTTCAATCGGCTTTTCTTAATGCCCCGCTCGATGAAGAAATTTACATGGAAATGCCCCCCGGATACGAACATCCCAATTACCCGCGTGATAAGTTTGTAATGCGCCTTCATAAGGCTGTTTATGGGCTTAAACAATTGCCAAGAATGTTCAATATAGCGTACTCAGAGCAACTTTGCTTGATTGGCTATGTCCCACACCCTACTGAACCTTGCGTTTTTTGTTGCGAAGAGTACTCCAACGATCGCGAGGGGGAGTATAACCCACAAATCAAATCTTACACGTATCTTGGCATTTACGTCGATGATCTTATGGTGTGCGCGACCGCCAAAGTACTTGAAACCGTTAAATCAGAAATTATGGCGATATTTCCATCTCAAGACTTAGGTCAAATACAACATTTCATGGGCATGAAGGTAGATTATAACCAAAGCAAGCAAACTCTTAAGATATTGATGCCAGACTACATCAGACAACTGGCCATACGATTCGGACTTGAGAAAGCAGCCCCAAAACGCGACCCGATATCAGCCACGCATGGTCTGAAACGCGGTCCCAGAGTCACCGACCCAGCCGCTCTTAGCTTCTATGCTACGGCTATGGGTGCCTTGCTATGGCCCGCACTTACTGTCCGTCCCGAAATTGCGTTTACTGTATCGCTCTTATCCTCTGCCAACCATTTCTTCACCAAACCTCACTTGAACGCGATCAAACATCTTATCGTATATCTAGCAAACTCGGCCAACAACGGCATTACTTACAATGGACGTCAAAAATTTATTGAATATACTTTTGCCGACGCTAACTGGGGTTCTGACTACGACGGCGAACAAAAATCCCAATCTGGATATGTTGTTATGCTTGCAGGGGGAGCGATCGCTTGGGCTTCAAAGCGCCAACACTCGGTTGCGCTCTCAACTAAAGAAGCCAAATTTTATGCAGTATCTGAAGCTATCGTCGCAACTCTTACGACACAACAAAACTTGCGAGGACTGGGCTACGAGCTTGATACACCGACAATCGTCTTTAACGACAACCAAGGTCTCATTGCGACCTTCTCTGACCCGCTTGCTGATCCACGTCCCAAACATATTGATATTAAATTCAATTTTGCTTGCAACGTTGCCAACAATGGTAATGTCATTATTAATTACATCAGATCAAACGATAATTGGGCCAATATATTCACAAAAGCACTGCCGTACCCATTATTCTCAACTCTCCAATCGCAGATTTTGAATAATCATTCAGAATCTGATTTCAACTCCAATAACTCCAAATCCGGCTACGCTATTCAAATGCCATCAGCAAAGATGATGATCGAAGATCACTGTTCAAAGTCCGATCGCCGCCAAGATTTCCAAATCTGGCAAGAACGCGAATACATCGCCTACGCAAACCAATGGATTAATTAG